From the genome of Candidatus Wallbacteria bacterium, one region includes:
- a CDS encoding adenylate/guanylate cyclase domain-containing protein: MESAVRLYTKYSLQKSKTARLSLLKRVSAEHPEIPLQGEKEKFFELVIIEEQDKPLRDFALGILHKLKGYEVKPVKTAGRPPAKPVKIEQNFRFSVQRENFHGPPAQLNSELKKHFAEQCRDPFFSEVPFLNYLRRDLREIIRKILKKPPVFGFFQSKQHNGEAVYTLEKSLDLQLFSGLIPLDRAFFAENHLLDPVARLVPELYYTLVLLDPDGLTLIFRGGLEQVSACYMRLPVSAVSDCYYRDNRCFLKLTGEMLVFSEVSEDVSSEMELAVKLSRVLVSAEDLGIIEREKKRLSVELKGRIITQAVYSKRLQLITRLKDAIFSQRNIGSILGNLLSKSSDASNRLIFREYGKELSLLFSDIVGFTKKTQQIGTVGIMGVLALYEKIAENAAVKYSGQIIKKMGDGILFSFEKKENAAQCAFHLLSEIDSTNQNLEHNHRFQIRIVLNSGLIFQKNGDIFGDPVNMISRIEKEAGAGEIVATESFITGISSEFQCQSLGEKNLKGFEEPVTIFRIIKTPEDR, translated from the coding sequence ATGGAAAGCGCAGTCCGCCTCTATACAAAGTATTCTCTGCAGAAAAGTAAAACCGCCAGGCTGTCCCTGCTCAAGAGGGTCTCAGCCGAACACCCGGAAATCCCGCTGCAGGGCGAAAAAGAAAAATTCTTTGAACTGGTGATAATTGAAGAGCAGGACAAGCCTCTGAGGGATTTTGCCCTTGGAATTTTACACAAGCTGAAAGGGTACGAAGTTAAGCCTGTAAAGACTGCCGGACGCCCTCCTGCCAAACCTGTCAAAATCGAGCAGAATTTCAGATTCTCGGTGCAGCGCGAAAATTTCCATGGCCCTCCTGCTCAGCTCAACAGCGAATTGAAAAAGCACTTTGCCGAACAATGCCGCGATCCGTTTTTTTCAGAAGTGCCGTTTCTCAACTACCTGCGCCGCGATCTGCGTGAAATCATCCGTAAAATCCTGAAAAAACCGCCTGTTTTCGGATTCTTTCAGTCAAAGCAGCACAATGGAGAAGCAGTTTATACTCTGGAAAAATCACTGGACCTGCAGCTTTTCTCAGGGCTGATCCCGCTGGACAGAGCGTTTTTTGCGGAAAATCACCTGCTGGACCCGGTGGCCAGGCTGGTGCCTGAACTCTATTATACTCTCGTGCTGCTGGACCCGGATGGTCTGACACTGATCTTCAGGGGAGGCCTGGAACAGGTCAGCGCCTGCTATATGCGTCTGCCTGTTTCCGCTGTTTCGGACTGTTACTATCGAGACAATCGCTGCTTCCTAAAATTGACTGGCGAGATGCTGGTTTTCAGCGAGGTCTCAGAAGATGTTTCCTCTGAAATGGAGCTTGCCGTAAAGCTGAGCCGGGTTCTCGTTTCAGCGGAAGACCTTGGAATCATCGAGCGTGAAAAAAAGCGCCTTTCAGTGGAACTCAAGGGACGCATCATCACGCAGGCGGTTTACAGCAAAAGACTTCAACTGATCACCCGGCTGAAGGATGCGATTTTTTCCCAGAGAAACATCGGCAGCATCCTGGGAAACCTGCTTTCTAAAAGTTCAGACGCCAGTAACAGGCTTATCTTCCGGGAATACGGGAAAGAGCTCTCGCTCCTTTTTTCGGACATCGTAGGCTTTACCAAAAAAACTCAGCAGATCGGCACTGTCGGGATCATGGGAGTGCTTGCACTTTACGAAAAAATTGCGGAAAACGCAGCCGTAAAATATTCCGGACAGATCATCAAGAAAATGGGAGACGGGATTCTGTTTTCCTTTGAAAAAAAGGAAAACGCAGCGCAATGCGCTTTCCATCTTCTTTCGGAAATCGATTCCACCAATCAAAATCTGGAGCATAACCACCGCTTTCAGATCAGGATCGTGCTTAATTCAGGCCTGATCTTTCAGAAAAACGGCGACATCTTCGGGGATCCGGTGAACATGATTTCCAGGATAGAAAAGGAAGCCGGGGCAGGGGAAATCGTAGCTACTGAAAGCTTCATCACCGGGATTTCTTCTGAATTTCAATGTCAGAGCCTGGGGGAAAAAAATCTCAAGGGTTTTGAGGAACCAGTAACAATTTTCAGAATCATCAAAACCCCGGAGGACAGATGA
- a CDS encoding asparagine synthase-related protein, with amino-acid sequence MRGTLDLSSNLLICSEALVHSASEITVAVSGRFFGLSELSNPAALFCEQYRTKGLAACREFNFEAVILIHDQKKKLGLLIRDRMGCRQIYYSLEQGVLSFSENPCDVSILAGKPALPNLNAVQSFLRYSYLPGTQTFWTGVQSLPAGNCLELNLKSLKIDKYHTWKAEVFRGSFAEAKKALLALILDALNLRCGKDLNLLLSGGIDSSSLAVAGKKLGRNLTAYTITFDEPDYNEIQSAEAVARYLGIKHEKIHLTFEMFKHWMVKLLSEKAFLLRSQGQLSFIAALSGRHSSFVNGAGSDEGLLGYDYQLSALAKRERQSRYYSLFPVEMLDNLPRNTILKDIFNDELQEIFDHREYLTPYFNSDELKEMFQKGWTEPEHFWIEWMKPMNSLTDFQYDELLPDNQLPRIRGIADAAESEILVPFADYRFRNFFQSLPDDFRLNGKKSKFILHELMRNDLPEQVLTRPKTPLKVPIDRWFEKGRPFFCKMLSEFSASNGVKIEPQRLFEDTRNLGYKGFEKILLLLSGMACLKNNSAPEIQGAFLNNR; translated from the coding sequence ATGAGAGGTACGCTGGACCTCTCATCAAACCTGCTGATCTGTTCAGAAGCGCTGGTCCATTCAGCCAGTGAGATCACTGTAGCGGTATCAGGAAGGTTTTTCGGATTGTCTGAACTTTCCAACCCTGCAGCATTGTTTTGTGAACAATACAGGACAAAGGGGCTTGCTGCCTGCCGCGAATTCAACTTTGAAGCCGTGATCCTGATCCATGACCAGAAAAAAAAACTGGGCCTGCTGATTCGTGACCGGATGGGTTGCAGGCAGATTTATTACAGTCTGGAGCAGGGTGTGCTGAGTTTCAGTGAAAATCCCTGCGATGTTTCGATTCTGGCCGGGAAACCGGCACTTCCGAATCTGAATGCTGTCCAGTCATTTCTTCGCTATTCTTATCTTCCAGGGACACAGACCTTCTGGACTGGAGTACAATCCCTTCCAGCCGGGAACTGTCTGGAATTAAATTTAAAATCTCTGAAAATCGATAAATACCATACCTGGAAAGCTGAAGTTTTCAGAGGCAGTTTCGCTGAGGCAAAGAAGGCGCTGCTTGCTCTGATTCTGGATGCACTGAATTTAAGATGCGGTAAAGACTTGAATCTTTTACTGTCAGGAGGCATAGATTCGTCATCACTGGCAGTAGCCGGGAAAAAGCTGGGCAGGAATTTGACTGCCTATACCATTACTTTTGACGAACCTGATTACAATGAGATTCAATCTGCCGAGGCAGTTGCCAGATATCTTGGGATCAAACATGAAAAAATCCATTTGACATTTGAGATGTTCAAACACTGGATGGTAAAACTTCTGTCTGAAAAGGCTTTCCTGCTTCGTTCTCAGGGGCAGCTCAGCTTCATAGCTGCATTATCAGGAAGGCATTCCAGCTTTGTGAATGGTGCAGGGAGCGATGAAGGGCTGCTGGGATATGATTATCAGTTATCCGCTCTGGCAAAGAGAGAGCGGCAGAGCCGCTATTACAGTCTTTTTCCGGTAGAGATGCTTGACAATCTCCCCCGCAACACGATCCTGAAGGACATTTTCAATGATGAACTTCAGGAAATCTTTGATCACAGGGAATATCTTACGCCATATTTCAATTCAGACGAATTAAAGGAGATGTTTCAAAAAGGTTGGACTGAACCGGAACATTTCTGGATTGAATGGATGAAGCCCATGAATTCGCTGACTGATTTTCAGTACGATGAACTCCTTCCTGACAATCAGTTACCTAGAATCAGGGGGATTGCTGATGCTGCTGAATCGGAAATATTGGTTCCGTTTGCAGATTATAGATTCCGTAATTTTTTCCAGTCTTTACCCGACGATTTCCGGCTGAACGGGAAAAAGAGCAAATTCATCCTCCATGAACTGATGCGCAATGACCTGCCTGAACAGGTACTCACAAGACCCAAAACACCCCTGAAAGTGCCGATTGACCGCTGGTTTGAAAAAGGCAGACCTTTTTTCTGCAAAATGCTGAGTGAATTCTCCGCCTCGAATGGAGTGAAAATCGAGCCTCAGCGCCTTTTTGAAGACACCAGGAATTTAGGGTATAAAGGATTTGAAAAGATACTGCTGCTGCTTTCAGGAATGGCCTGTTTGAAAAACAACTCAGCTCCTGAGATTCAGGGAGCTTTTCTCAACAATCGATAA
- the ablA gene encoding lysine 2,3-aminomutase, with amino-acid sequence MARVFSDVPEKKWQDWQWQLQNRLMKLPDLKKCYPLTGQQVKDIQKVLVSFRMAITPYYLSLIDPQNPDDPVMKQAIPTIHETEFYPTDMDDPLHEEVDSPCPGLTHRYPDRALLLVTHVCSMYCRHCTRRRKVGDNEDRHLPKKQLLAGFDYIRKTPQIRDVILSGGDPFTLTDQEIEWLLSELRKIKHVEIIRIGTRTPVVLPMRITEALCRMIKKYHPVYVNTHFNHFQEINADSKRACEMLADHGIPLGNQSVLLKGVNDNPAVMKKLVCDLLKIRVKPYYIYECDMSRGISHFRTPVATGISIMENLRGHVSGLAVPHFVIDAPGGGGKVPVMPTYIISQGPGTIVLRNYEGKIISCHDRPGEAETEDLPKNLSRYYSMEGVAELLNTQNHALDYGKILKKGPKRGKRK; translated from the coding sequence ATGGCTAGAGTCTTTTCGGATGTGCCTGAAAAAAAGTGGCAGGACTGGCAGTGGCAGCTGCAGAACCGCCTTATGAAACTGCCTGATCTGAAGAAATGCTACCCTCTGACTGGCCAGCAGGTCAAGGATATCCAGAAAGTGCTGGTCAGCTTCAGGATGGCGATCACCCCATATTACCTTTCACTGATCGACCCTCAGAATCCTGACGATCCTGTGATGAAACAGGCTATTCCCACTATCCATGAAACAGAATTTTACCCCACAGATATGGATGATCCCCTGCATGAGGAAGTGGATTCGCCTTGTCCTGGTCTCACCCATCGCTACCCTGACCGGGCGCTGCTTTTAGTGACTCATGTCTGCTCGATGTACTGCAGGCACTGCACACGCAGGAGAAAAGTCGGAGACAATGAGGACCGGCACCTTCCCAAAAAGCAGCTGCTGGCCGGCTTTGATTACATCAGGAAAACGCCGCAGATCAGGGATGTGATTCTCTCAGGCGGTGACCCCTTCACCTTGACTGATCAGGAAATAGAGTGGCTGCTCTCTGAGCTTCGCAAGATCAAGCATGTGGAGATCATCCGTATCGGCACCAGGACTCCGGTCGTACTTCCCATGCGCATCACGGAAGCTCTCTGCCGGATGATCAAGAAGTACCATCCGGTCTACGTCAATACTCACTTCAATCATTTCCAGGAAATCAACGCAGACTCCAAACGGGCCTGCGAAATGCTTGCAGACCACGGTATTCCGCTCGGCAACCAGTCAGTGCTTTTAAAAGGAGTCAACGACAATCCGGCAGTGATGAAAAAGCTGGTCTGCGACCTCTTGAAGATCCGCGTCAAACCCTATTACATCTATGAATGCGACATGTCCCGCGGCATCAGCCATTTCAGGACCCCTGTCGCCACAGGCATCAGCATCATGGAAAACCTGCGCGGACATGTCTCTGGCCTCGCTGTCCCGCATTTTGTAATCGACGCTCCAGGCGGAGGCGGAAAAGTGCCTGTGATGCCGACCTACATCATCTCCCAGGGGCCCGGTACGATCGTGCTGCGCAACTACGAAGGCAAAATCATTTCCTGCCACGACCGTCCGGGCGAAGCCGAAACCGAGGACCTGCCCAAAAACCTGAGCAGATACTATTCCATGGAAGGTGTGGCGGAACTCCTGAACACCCAGAATCACGCGCTGGATTACGGCAAGATCCTCAAGAAAGGTCCCAAGCGCGGAAAAAGAAAATAA
- a CDS encoding RNA polymerase sigma factor: MDANETLKKWFSEYHRELFLFLRKLSRDHHLAQDLIQETYVRAYLKFHLYDPSRGKLKNWLYRIAINLYHDHLRFESREQETVRKLSVEKQLESQGDKNGEECFKILLERAVDSLIPEKREILLLSLDNKLEEVGRILDLPEGTVKSRLFHIRRELQSLIEKLETEA, translated from the coding sequence ATGGACGCAAACGAAACACTCAAAAAATGGTTTTCCGAATATCACAGAGAGCTGTTTCTGTTCCTGCGGAAGCTGAGCAGAGACCATCATCTGGCGCAGGACCTGATCCAGGAAACTTATGTCAGGGCTTACCTGAAATTCCACCTGTACGATCCCTCTCGCGGAAAACTGAAAAACTGGCTCTACCGGATCGCCATAAATCTTTATCACGACCATCTGCGTTTTGAAAGCAGAGAACAGGAAACAGTCCGGAAACTGTCTGTGGAAAAACAGCTGGAATCCCAGGGCGACAAAAACGGAGAGGAATGCTTTAAAATTCTACTGGAGCGAGCAGTGGACAGCCTGATTCCGGAGAAAAGGGAAATTCTGCTGTTATCGCTGGACAATAAGCTTGAAGAGGTAGGGCGGATTCTGGATCTGCCTGAGGGAACGGTAAAAAGCCGGCTTTTTCATATCAGACGGGAACTGCAGTCCCTGATCGAAAAACTGGAAACGGAGGCGTGA
- a CDS encoding radical SAM protein — protein MVKSRLALINATSPGSYCRNEVLNLLTIGALCEGKFDYSFFELQDNTLPQDFALYDIFILTSREKRVLELAMKIRALKSGQCRIVFFHEYFDYFKQYLDAGFDYIIYKNRFQSLLDCLESDKYRHGLLSSQLKYLGTLSEFPYIKYPGQTLYQEPALKDVENPEGPKTALTFYSRGCPHECTFCINPFFYEGTVDFRNPEMLISEFKYFRTIGIDCFSFEDADLLTDFRELQKLAALIEKNGLEIRFRSHARADNISDHVADLLRRMGCRRLDIGLESGSVSMLARIRKNITPEQVLRAVEICHCHGIEPFVLAIAGLPGETMEDLSKTGEFLSHLRQNNVRYGLSFYRPMPGSELFSQTGQLEETDFGRQNPAVISYLPKDLTREALSEFYFLHTGIRPETGAAIPRGKYHLQAGGTLAIEIRDYSSGKFEPIPLNYWSGDQWCRTGWAHLVGRFKGRIEYIFSAAASSRKLCIRFRASTQSGNAGTMKVSLNGTEKEARLPSKSQQGGEISVFFTSPCLDRECRLSFICDDGNGLSLFGESLDKNEKNYWIEVLDLG, from the coding sequence ATGGTCAAATCCAGGCTTGCTCTTATTAATGCCACAAGTCCCGGTTCATACTGCCGGAACGAGGTGCTCAATCTTCTCACCATCGGTGCTCTCTGCGAAGGGAAGTTCGATTATTCCTTTTTCGAGCTGCAGGACAATACCCTCCCCCAGGACTTTGCTCTATACGATATTTTCATCCTCACTTCCAGAGAAAAGAGAGTGCTGGAGCTGGCCATGAAAATCAGGGCACTGAAGTCAGGGCAATGCAGAATTGTTTTTTTTCATGAGTATTTCGATTATTTCAAGCAATACTTGGATGCCGGATTCGACTATATCATTTACAAAAATCGTTTTCAGAGTCTGCTGGACTGCCTGGAAAGCGACAAATACAGGCATGGACTGCTTTCATCCCAGTTGAAATATCTGGGAACTTTATCTGAATTTCCATACATTAAATACCCGGGACAGACTCTTTACCAGGAACCTGCTCTCAAAGACGTTGAGAATCCCGAAGGGCCGAAAACTGCGCTGACTTTTTATTCCCGTGGCTGTCCACATGAATGCACATTCTGTATCAATCCTTTTTTTTACGAAGGTACGGTAGATTTCCGCAATCCTGAAATGCTGATCAGTGAATTCAAATACTTCAGGACAATCGGAATCGACTGCTTTTCCTTTGAAGATGCAGACCTGCTGACAGATTTCAGGGAGTTGCAGAAACTGGCAGCATTGATTGAGAAAAATGGCCTGGAAATCAGATTCCGCTCTCATGCGCGAGCCGACAACATATCGGATCATGTGGCAGACCTGCTGCGCCGGATGGGGTGCAGGCGGCTGGACATCGGACTGGAAAGCGGGTCTGTTTCAATGCTTGCGAGGATCAGGAAAAACATTACTCCCGAGCAGGTATTGCGGGCAGTGGAGATCTGCCACTGCCACGGCATTGAACCCTTCGTGCTGGCGATTGCCGGGTTGCCAGGCGAGACAATGGAAGATTTATCAAAGACCGGGGAATTTCTCTCTCATCTCAGGCAAAATAATGTACGCTATGGATTAAGTTTCTACCGTCCAATGCCTGGATCAGAGCTTTTCAGTCAGACCGGGCAGCTGGAAGAAACTGATTTCGGGAGGCAGAATCCTGCTGTGATTTCCTATCTGCCCAAGGACCTGACTAGAGAAGCCCTGAGTGAATTTTACTTTCTGCATACAGGTATCAGACCGGAAACCGGAGCAGCGATCCCAAGAGGAAAATACCACCTTCAAGCTGGCGGGACTCTGGCAATCGAGATCAGAGATTACAGTTCCGGAAAATTCGAGCCGATTCCTCTGAATTACTGGTCTGGCGATCAGTGGTGCCGGACCGGCTGGGCGCATCTGGTCGGAAGATTCAAGGGCAGGATTGAGTACATTTTTTCCGCTGCAGCCTCTTCCCGCAAACTCTGTATCAGATTCAGAGCCAGCACGCAATCCGGGAATGCCGGGACAATGAAAGTATCTCTGAACGGAACTGAAAAGGAAGCCAGGCTGCCCAGCAAGTCTCAGCAGGGCGGTGAAATATCGGTGTTTTTCACCAGTCCCTGCCTGGACCGGGAGTGCCGCCTCTCATTCATCTGCGATGACGGCAATGGCCTGTCATTGTTCGGGGAGAGCCTGGACAAAAATGAGAAAAATTACTGGATAGAGGTTCTGGACCTGGGATAG
- a CDS encoding 3-keto-5-aminohexanoate cleavage protein, translating into MKVIITAAVTGAETTRAQQPNLPVTPAEIAQSTYEACMAGAAIVHLHVRKDDGTPTQDVGIFEKTIKLIREKCEIVIEITTGGAVGMSDDERVAPVKLKPDLASLDCGSVNFGDDILPNGFPSLRRFARLMREHGVKPTIECFDYGHINNAKLLIKEGLIDPPYYFTFVTGVPGGIPGTVKNLVFMRDELPENTVWSSIGIGGKASLPMGLAALLMGGNVRTGFEDNIYFRKGQLAKSNAQLVTRIVEFAKELGHEIATPAEAREILGLKKK; encoded by the coding sequence ATGAAAGTCATTATCACTGCAGCAGTCACAGGTGCAGAAACCACCCGCGCCCAGCAGCCGAATCTGCCGGTAACTCCGGCGGAAATCGCCCAGTCCACATATGAAGCCTGCATGGCCGGTGCAGCCATCGTCCACCTGCATGTACGAAAAGACGACGGGACTCCTACCCAGGATGTGGGTATCTTTGAGAAAACAATTAAACTGATCCGCGAGAAATGCGAGATTGTGATCGAGATCACCACAGGCGGAGCAGTGGGCATGAGCGATGATGAGCGAGTGGCTCCGGTCAAACTCAAGCCCGACCTTGCGTCCCTCGACTGCGGCTCAGTCAATTTCGGCGACGACATCCTGCCCAACGGTTTCCCCAGCCTGCGCAGATTCGCCCGCCTGATGCGCGAACATGGCGTCAAGCCCACCATTGAATGCTTCGATTACGGCCACATCAACAATGCCAAGCTCCTGATCAAGGAAGGCCTGATCGATCCGCCTTATTATTTCACCTTTGTGACTGGTGTACCGGGTGGAATTCCGGGCACAGTCAAGAATCTTGTCTTCATGCGGGATGAGCTGCCTGAAAATACTGTCTGGTCCAGCATCGGCATCGGCGGCAAGGCGTCGCTTCCCATGGGCCTGGCAGCCCTTCTGATGGGCGGCAATGTGCGCACCGGGTTCGAAGACAACATCTATTTCAGGAAAGGCCAGCTCGCCAAGAGCAACGCCCAGCTCGTAACCCGGATCGTGGAGTTCGCCAAGGAACTGGGGCACGAGATCGCCACCCCGGCGGAAGCGAGAGAGATTTTAGGATTGAAGAAAAAGTGA
- a CDS encoding tetratricopeptide repeat protein — protein MSNNSFYLLDNDQVLKELLKQAKSDDKYYLKALYQIAYSILKERLEDDPHPGKTDYVRLGILLREMGEFDESFGYFEKALALGSDSEALYETGNLFKQSGDFVKALDYLEKIPENERDEKILELIEYCRKSKS, from the coding sequence ATGTCGAATAACTCATTTTATCTTCTTGATAATGACCAGGTGCTGAAAGAATTGCTGAAACAGGCGAAAAGCGATGACAAGTACTACCTGAAAGCTCTCTACCAGATCGCTTACAGCATCCTCAAGGAAAGGCTTGAAGACGACCCGCATCCTGGAAAAACCGATTATGTCAGACTGGGGATCCTGTTGCGTGAAATGGGAGAATTCGATGAGTCATTCGGATATTTTGAAAAAGCGCTGGCACTGGGTTCTGATTCAGAAGCACTTTATGAAACCGGCAACCTTTTCAAGCAGTCCGGTGATTTCGTGAAAGCTCTAGATTATCTTGAGAAAATTCCTGAAAATGAGCGGGATGAAAAAATTCTCGAATTGATCGAATACTGCAGGAAAAGTAAATCATGA
- a CDS encoding zinc-binding dehydrogenase — MKGNKFGTHRVIEPKGVLPQPALVIDNDMNKLYDNEILCDVTTLNVDSASFTQIKDEAVKDPKRIEEIMLGIVERFGKHKNPVTGSGGMFIGKVARIGKALKGKIPLQEGDRIASLVSLSLTPLKIKKIKKIHIDKDQVDIEGQAILFESAIYAKLPEDLDEKLALAVLDVAGAPAQTAKLVRPGNTVLVIGAAGKSGLLCCYVAKKYAGCTGRVIALVHSEKSLDLMKKVNFIDNVIVAEASNAVDVLEKVEAVTNGQLCDLVINCVSRENTEMGSILPCKDNGTVYFFSMSTSFTKAALGAEGVGKDVTMVIGNGYTKDHAAITIDLMRESEWLRKYYEKKYVG, encoded by the coding sequence ATGAAAGGCAATAAGTTCGGAACCCATCGCGTGATCGAGCCCAAAGGAGTGCTGCCCCAGCCCGCGCTGGTGATCGACAATGACATGAATAAACTATACGACAATGAAATACTCTGCGATGTGACCACGCTGAACGTAGACTCGGCAAGCTTCACCCAGATCAAGGACGAAGCCGTAAAAGACCCCAAAAGAATCGAAGAAATAATGCTCGGGATTGTAGAACGCTTTGGCAAGCATAAAAATCCTGTCACAGGCTCAGGAGGCATGTTCATCGGTAAAGTAGCCAGAATTGGTAAAGCGCTTAAAGGCAAGATCCCTCTTCAGGAAGGAGACAGAATCGCAAGCCTGGTCTCGCTCTCGCTCACTCCGCTGAAGATCAAGAAAATCAAGAAAATCCACATAGACAAAGATCAGGTGGACATCGAAGGCCAGGCCATCCTGTTCGAGTCAGCGATTTACGCCAAGCTGCCGGAAGACCTGGACGAGAAACTGGCGCTGGCAGTGCTGGATGTGGCAGGTGCGCCTGCTCAGACCGCCAAACTGGTGCGGCCGGGCAATACAGTGCTGGTGATAGGCGCAGCAGGCAAATCCGGCCTTCTCTGCTGCTATGTAGCCAAGAAATATGCCGGTTGCACCGGCCGTGTGATTGCCCTGGTGCATAGCGAAAAAAGCCTGGACCTGATGAAAAAAGTGAATTTCATTGATAACGTGATCGTGGCCGAAGCCTCAAACGCAGTGGATGTGCTGGAAAAGGTGGAAGCAGTCACCAACGGACAGCTCTGCGACCTGGTGATCAACTGCGTGAGCCGTGAAAACACGGAGATGGGATCGATTCTCCCCTGCAAAGACAATGGTACGGTCTATTTTTTCTCCATGTCCACGAGTTTCACCAAAGCAGCTCTGGGCGCCGAGGGAGTAGGCAAGGACGTGACCATGGTGATCGGCAACGGCTATACCAAGGATCATGCCGCGATCACTATCGATTTAATGAGGGAATCCGAATGGCTGAGGAAATATTACGAGAAAAAGTACGTCGGCTGA